The Candidatus Zixiibacteriota bacterium nucleotide sequence GTTTAGCTATGATTCTGGCCCATATAGAACGCTGGCAAACGCATTTTCGGACTCTCAGGGTCAGCGGACGCCAAAATCCACTCCCAAACCCCTTAACCTGAATTTCGATATCAATAAAACTAACTTATGGGACAGCCTCCATTTGACTGCCGCCACTCAGACAATTCTATTAGCCATCCTTTTCATTATCCATTCCTGTTGTTTTAAATCCGCTTAGAAATTATATATCCGGTTGATAGATTCCATTTATCCTGTCAATGCGGAGGAGAATATGAGTACTGCTATCAGCGGCGAGCTGAAAAATAAGATTCTCAGGGCGCAGAAAGATGAAATCACCGAATACCATATCTACAAAAAACTGGCCGCCAGAGTCAAAGGCGAGGGAGACCGCCGGACACTCTTAAAAATTTCCGAAGAGGAATTGGCCCACTACAATTTCTTCAAGAGATTCTCGAATGAGGATATCAGTCCCGCTCGTTTCAAAATGATCTTCTATTATATCATCTCCCGCTTCCTGGGGCTCAATTTCGGCGTGCGGCTGATGGAGCGAAACGAGGGTGATGCCCAGGCCGCCTATCAGGGTTTGCGCGCGCTTGACCCGCAGGTCGATACCATTATCGGTGAAGAGAAGCATCATGAGGAACAGATGCTGAGCCTGATCGACCAGGCGGAACTGGCTTACACCGGCTCGGTCGTGCTTGGTTTAAGTGATGCTCTGGTGGAGATGATCGGCGTGCTGGCCGGCCTGACTCTGGCCCTTCAGAACATAAAAATCGTGGCTATTGCCGGGCTGATTACCGGCATTGCCGCCACTCTTTCTATGGCCGGGTCGGAGTATCTTTCGACTAAAGAGGAGGGGGGGCGAAGTCCTTTCAAGGCGGCGCTGTATACCGGATTGGCTTACACCCTGGCGGTGATTTTCCTGATTGCACCCTATTTTATTTTCAATAATCCGTATATTTGTCTGGGTGTGTCAGTATTTCTGGCCATGGCGATCGTATTCAAATTCACCTATTATATTTCGGTGGCCAAGAATTTATCATTCAAAAACCGCTTTCTGGAGATGGCAACTATAAGTCTGGGCGTCGGCTTTTTGAATTTCTTCATCGGCCTGCTGGTGCGCAAGCTGCTGGGGATAAATATTTAGGGGAGAACTATCGCACACAGTCATGTGTGATCGGCGGGTTCTCAAACCCGCCGCTCGCCTCGCCGACCGCATTCCAGAAATATGCCCAATTGTTTACTTGTCCGGCAATGATATCTGCATTATATTTCTCTCAAGGTTTCTTGGTAAGTGCGATTTAGTATGAAACACTGAGGCATGATGGACCCTATAACGTTTGCTGGCGGAGTTGTTCTTGAACTGGCTGGCAGTGCTGTCTTTAAGCGGATAATTAAAGATATAGCCGTTAAGAATGCTCTCAATAAATCATTGGCGGCTGCTTACACCGATTATCAGAATACCGATTATAAACAAGAGGGCCACGGCTCTATAGACTATAGTCTGTTCCTTATTCACGATATAGTTAAAGATGAACTCTGGGCGAAACTACTGCGAGTAGGCATTGATGATAATATTGACTACAATCGTCTTGCTCTGGCACTGAAAGATATTTGGGGCGAAGACCTTGAAGTCGGCGAGACCGAAATAGAGGCAATTGAATATTTCGTTTACCGTCTGAAAACGCATCTGTGGACACACTCTATTCTGCATTCCATCCTGAATACAAGGGTAATTAAGCAGCTTGATACGCAAATAACCGCCTATGAAAGAAGAATGCTCATTCAGGATTATCTTGAACGGGAAAAGGCTGAGATAGGGGCACACCAACAGAGCGACATTGGTGAGGGCAACCAATTCATTGAACCGCTGATTGAAAAGGAAGTGAAGAGAGAACGCAGGCGGCCCGAGCGCATGGATGAAACGGATGAGGAAGAAGAAAAGGAGCATTTCGAGTCCATAGATATGGGTTATTATTTCACCAACGGGTCTGATACAAAAATGCTGGTAATCGCCGATTCTGGCTATGGCAAAAGCACCCTATTGCGCGAACTTTTTCTAAGAACCGCTAATAATTGCCAAAGAAATGGTTTTATCCCGGTATTTTGGCTTCCCACCGAATTAGCGCATTGTCACGCGGATAATATTGAACAGATATTAGAGAAGGAATTGAATGATCCGAAGATTAACCCGGCCAAGATACAAAGATTTGTCCAGGAAAGCTTCAACCGGGGTGAATACATATTCTTTCTTGATGCCCTTGATCAGGTTCCTGACCGGGAAAAGTTCATCGGCTGTCTGCAGGGACGGGCCTTCGGCAATAACCGAGTGGTAGTAACAACACGGCCGAATATTTGGGATAATGCCGATACACATGGATTTGCCACTCTGCAAATAAGGAAATTTGATGAAATCCAATGGAGTAAATATTTGGGTGAAAAGCGGCTGGCGATGCTCAAAGATGTTGTTGACGACGAGTTCCTTTCAATACCAATTCTCCTGCGGTTGATTACCCGGCATTGGTTACCCAAAGAGGGGAAAATTGAACCGATAAAAAACCGGGCCGAACTGTACAAACGCGTCTTTGATGATCTTCTGAAAAGAGAAGAAGATAAACTGGCGGTTCAAGCGGAGAAAAAATCCGCGCGCAGAACACCTGATCTAAGAGATGACCTGCGCCGTCTTGCACATCACACGCTCGTCAAGAATTATCTCGGGCAGTTCCCGCGTGATGAGACAAAGAAGTTGCTCGGCGAGGATCACATAGCGGAATTAGAATGCCGGCAGGGGGTAGTGGAAATTCTTGAATCCGGAGAACAAATGGCTTTCCGCCATCGTTCTTTCCAAGAGTATCTGGCCGCCGAATTTCTCAAGTTAAAAACCGATGGCACGATGGCGAATCTTAAGAAGCTACAACCTTATCTATTCCACCCAAACTGGGAAAACTCTATTGTTTTTTTGGCGGCATTGCTCGATAATGATTTGGCCGAAAAAATGCTGAATATGATTTTCCATCCTTCTAAGGAACTGGCGTTAGTCATTTATTACGATCACCTGCGCCTTGGCGCTCTTTGCCTCAAGGAAAAGGGTCACTCATGTATCAAGCAGCGTAGCTTTCTGCACCGACAATTATCACGGGCCATTAAAGACAAAGCCCATATGGATATTGCAATTTCCATTTTGGGACTGCTTGGTGATAGTGTATCAATTAGACAACTTCTCGAACTCCTTCATGATCCTGACTACTATGTTCGCGTGCGCGCAACCAAAGCTTTGGGCAATATCAAAGACCCTGAGGCTATCAAACCACTCATCGAAGGTCTCCATGATCCAACAGACTCTATTCGCAGGCGATCCGCCGAGGCTCTGGGCAAATTCAAAGACCCTGCGGCCATCAAACCTCTCGTCGAAGCCCTCCACGATATCAATGCCTCCGTTCGCAGGCGCGCGGCCGAAGCTCTGGGTAATATCAAAGACCCTGAGACTATCAAACCACTCATCGAGGCTCTATATGATACTAATCAAATTGTCCGTAGTCGCGCCGCTGCTGCTCTAGGAAATATTAAAGACCCCATGGCCACGAAACCACTCCTCCCAATCCTCAAAGACACCCACTCCTCTGTTCGCTGGCGCGCCGCCGAAGCTCTGGGTAAAATCAAAGACCCTGAGGCTATCAAACCACTCATCGAGGCCCTAAATGATATCAATAGCTATGTACGCGGGAGGGTAGCTTATGCCCTGAGTAATATCAGCAGCCCCGCAGCCATCAATCCACTTATCACAGCCGTTCATAACACGGACAATAATGTTCGCTT carries:
- a CDS encoding VIT1/CCC1 transporter family protein, coding for MSTAISGELKNKILRAQKDEITEYHIYKKLAARVKGEGDRRTLLKISEEELAHYNFFKRFSNEDISPARFKMIFYYIISRFLGLNFGVRLMERNEGDAQAAYQGLRALDPQVDTIIGEEKHHEEQMLSLIDQAELAYTGSVVLGLSDALVEMIGVLAGLTLALQNIKIVAIAGLITGIAATLSMAGSEYLSTKEEGGRSPFKAALYTGLAYTLAVIFLIAPYFIFNNPYICLGVSVFLAMAIVFKFTYYISVAKNLSFKNRFLEMATISLGVGFLNFFIGLLVRKLLGINI
- a CDS encoding HEAT repeat domain-containing protein, with amino-acid sequence MMDPITFAGGVVLELAGSAVFKRIIKDIAVKNALNKSLAAAYTDYQNTDYKQEGHGSIDYSLFLIHDIVKDELWAKLLRVGIDDNIDYNRLALALKDIWGEDLEVGETEIEAIEYFVYRLKTHLWTHSILHSILNTRVIKQLDTQITAYERRMLIQDYLEREKAEIGAHQQSDIGEGNQFIEPLIEKEVKRERRRPERMDETDEEEEKEHFESIDMGYYFTNGSDTKMLVIADSGYGKSTLLRELFLRTANNCQRNGFIPVFWLPTELAHCHADNIEQILEKELNDPKINPAKIQRFVQESFNRGEYIFFLDALDQVPDREKFIGCLQGRAFGNNRVVVTTRPNIWDNADTHGFATLQIRKFDEIQWSKYLGEKRLAMLKDVVDDEFLSIPILLRLITRHWLPKEGKIEPIKNRAELYKRVFDDLLKREEDKLAVQAEKKSARRTPDLRDDLRRLAHHTLVKNYLGQFPRDETKKLLGEDHIAELECRQGVVEILESGEQMAFRHRSFQEYLAAEFLKLKTDGTMANLKKLQPYLFHPNWENSIVFLAALLDNDLAEKMLNMIFHPSKELALVIYYDHLRLGALCLKEKGHSCIKQRSFLHRQLSRAIKDKAHMDIAISILGLLGDSVSIRQLLELLHDPDYYVRVRATKALGNIKDPEAIKPLIEGLHDPTDSIRRRSAEALGKFKDPAAIKPLVEALHDINASVRRRAAEALGNIKDPETIKPLIEALYDTNQIVRSRAAAALGNIKDPMATKPLLPILKDTHSSVRWRAAEALGKIKDPEAIKPLIEALNDINSYVRGRVAYALSNISSPAAINPLITAVHNTDNNVRLPAIFALGKIKDPEAIKPLIEALHDTDDIVRGRAAYALGKIKDTTAIGPLIATLHDPQAHVRGDAADALGRIKDPAAIKPLIATLQEAHASVRGRAARALGNIKTPEAVKPLIDALHDPDAYVRRRAAYALGNINNPEAIKPLLATLDDTDTFVRRYAAEALSNIKDPAAIKPLIEALHDTNVYVRSHATKALRNFKDRVVIEALIEALHDINASVRGCAAAALENINDHAGTRALIEALGDANAEVRGRAAEALGRIKASAAIKPLIAALHDPEAHFRGRAAEALGKINHPAAIVPLIKAIHDTAASARWPAVFALENIKARGKMARLISEFKKTRKTSIRASFIEAIRMSDRAERAEKKIKPAFR